The Sander vitreus isolate 19-12246 chromosome 10, sanVit1, whole genome shotgun sequence genome contains the following window.
cAGGCTGATGGGCAGCATGTCcctgtctaactgtctgtctgtctccctgtctgtctctctgtctgtctcgctgtATCAGGCTGATGGGCAGCatgtcactgtctgtgtgtctgtctcgctGTATCAGGCTGATGGGCAGCATGTCcctgtctaactgtctgtctgtctgtctccctgtatcAGGCTGATGGGCAGCATGTCCCTGTCtaactgtctgcctgtctgtctccctgtatcAGGCTGATGGGCAGCATGTCCCTGTCCAACCACTACCGCTCTGAGGTCCTGCTGGACGTGGAGACGGCGGCCGGCGGCTTCCAGCAGAGGAAGGGCATGCGCGGCTGCCTCCCGCTGACCTTCTGCTTCCACACGGGACTCAGCCAGTACATGGCGCTGGAGCCCGCTGAGGGACGCAGGATGTACGAGAGCTTCTACCCCTGCCCCGTACGTACTGCTTCCTGTTccacactttcaaaataaactacagatgTAGTTCATTAACACACTGCGTCGGTCGTCAGGTcttaatgtttgttttggatGCCTGcagcaaaaatgtgtgtgtgtgtctctgtgtctgtgtctgtgtgtgtctgtgtgtgtgtgtgtgtctctgtgtgtgtgtgtctctgtgtgtgtgtgtgtgtctctgatgtgtgtgtgtgtgtgtgtctctgagtgtgtgtgtgtgtctctgagtgtgtgtctctgagtgtgtgtgtgtgtctctgagtgtgtgtgtgtgtgtctctgagtgtgtgtctctctgtgtgtgtgtgtgtgtgtgtgtctctctgagtctgtgtgtgtgtctctctgagtctgtgtgtgtgtctctctgagtctgtgtgtgtgtgtgtgtctctgtgtgtgtgtgtgtgtgtgtgtgtgtgtgtgtgtgtgtgtgtctctgtgtgtgtgtgtgtctctgtgtgtgtctgtgtgtgtgtgtctctgtgtgtgtctgtgtgtgtgtgtctctgtgtgtgtgtgtgtctctgagtctgtctgtgtgtgtgtgtgtgtgtgtgtgtctctgagtctgtgtgtctctgtgtgtgtgtgtgtgtgtgtgtgtgtgtctctctgagtctgtgtgtgtgtgtctctgtgtgtgtgtctctctgagtctgtgtgtgtgtgtctctgtgtgtgtgtgtgtgtgtgtgtgtgtgtgtgtgtgtgtgtgtgtgtgtgtggactagtcaTACATTATGTAAGGATGTCTGCAGACATTTGAACaagttgtgatgtttttgtgtgtctcagGATCAGACAGCTCAGGATCCGTCAGCCATCGACATGTTCATCACAGGTCTGTCATCAGCAAACTGACTCATATCTGACGTCCACACGATTAATCACGCAAACAACCTACGAACATATATAGAGAATATAAAGATGGTCtttgttgaaaatgtatttttacacaGTTGACGTGCAAaaactctttgtgtgtgtgtgtgtgtgtgtgtgtgtgtgtctctctctttgtgtgtgtgtgtatatgtctctgtgtgtgtgtgtgtgtgtgtgtgtctgtgtgtgtgtgtgtgtatctgtctgtgtgtgtgtgtgtgtgtgtgtgtatatgtctgtgtgtgtgtgtgtgtgtgtgtctgtgtgtgtgtgtgtgtgtgtatatatgtctgtgtgtgtgtgtgtgtgtgtgtgtgtgtctgtctgtgtgtgtctgtctgtgtgtgtatctgctgtctgtgtgtgtgtgtgtgtgtgtatctgtgtgtgtgtgtctgtgtgtgtgtgtctctgtctgtgtgtgtgtgtgtctgtctctgtgtgtgtgtgtctgtatctgtgtgtgtgtgtgtgtgtgtgtgtctgtgtgtgtgtgtgtgtgtctctctgtgtgtgtgtgtgtatatctgtctgtgtgtgtgtctctctctctttctctgtgtgtgtgtgctctttgtgtctctctgtgtgtgtgtgtgtctctctgtgtgtgtgtgtgtgtgtgtgtgtgtgtgtctctctctgtgtgtgtgtgtgtgtctgtctctgtgtgtgtgtgtctctctctgtgtgtgtgtgtgtgtgtgtgtgtgtgtgtgtgtgtgtgtgtgtgtgtgtctctgtgtgtgtgtgtgtgtgtgtgtgtgtgtgtgtgtgtgtgtgtgtgtgtgtatctctgtgtgtctctctgtgtgtgtgtgtgtgtgtgtgtgtgtgtgtctctctctctgtgtgtgtctctctctgtgtgtgtgtgtgtgtgtgtgtgtgtgtgtgtgtgtgtgtgtgtgttcaggttccCGTTTCTTGGAGTGGTTCACTGCGTACGTCCACAACGTGGTCAGCGGGGAGTATCCCATAATCAGAGACCAGATCTTCAGGTATTATCCCACAGATAAGGTCGTAATACTGCTcccaaaaacacttttttcaaatacgccccactttcatctatacagagatagtagtatacagctattatacatcatatcatctatacagggatagtagtatacagctgttatacatcatatcatctatacagagatagtagtatacagctgttatacatcatatcatctatacagagatagtagtatacagctgttatacatcatatcatctatacagagatagtagtatacagctgttatacatcatatcatctatacagagatagtagtatacagctgttatacatcatatcatctatacagagatagtagtatacagctgttatacatcatatcatccatacagagatagtagtatacagctgttatacatcatatcatctatacagagatagtagtatacagctgttaaaacatgataaaatatatgacacactggtgtcGCATCTTGTTGTGACgttagggccctgttcatgttgcataactgtgtgtgtgtgtgtgtgtgtgtgtgtgtgtgtgtgtgtgtgtaggtacgTGCACGATAAGGGCTGCGTTGCGACCACCAGAGACATCTCCGTCTCTGTCTCCACATCCTTCCTGCCAGAACTTTCCTCCGTCCGTCCACCACACTTCTTCTTCACCTACcgcatcaggtgtgtgtgtgtgtgtgtgtgtgtgtgtgtgtgtgtgtgtgtgtgtgtgtgtgtccaggatCTTaatgaccgtgtgtgtgttttcagaataGAGATGTCGAGCAGTGCGTCTCCTGAAGCTGCCTGTCAGCTGGACAGCCGCTACTGGAAGATCACCACATCAGACGGCAACGTGGAGGAAGTCCAGGGTCCCGGCGTGGTCGGTACGCTCGCATCACACGCTTACATCACACGCTCGCATCACACGCTCGCATCACACGCTTACATCACACGTCGCATCACACGCCCAGCATCACATGCTCGCATCACACGCCAGCATCACACGCCAGCATCACACGCCGCATCACACGCCGCATCACACGCTTACATCACACGCTCGCATCACACGCTCGCATCACACGCACCCAATTGCTGATTTTaccttctctgtgtgtgtgtgtgtgtgtgtgtgtgcgcgcgcaggAGAGTTTCCCGTCATGACACCCGGGAAAGTGCACGAATACGCCAGCTGCACCACCTTCTCCACGCCGTCGGAGTACATGGAGGGTCACTACACCTTCCACAGACTGGGTAAGCTGtagggcttttactttgaaggagctgtagggcttttactttgaaggagctgtagggcttttactttgaaggagctgtagggcttttactttgaaggagctgtagggcttttactttgaaggagctgtagggcttttattttgtagcagctgtagggcttttattttgtagcagCTGTAGGGGCTTTTTACTTTGAAGGAGCTGTAGGGCTTTTACTTTGTAGTAGCTGTAGGGCTTTTACTTTGAGCAGCTGtagggcttttactttgaaagctGTAGGGCTTTTATGTAGCAGCTGTAGACCTTTTACTTTGAAGGAGCTGtagggcttttactttgaaggagttgtagggcttttactttgtagtagctgtagggcttttactttgtagtagctgtagggcttttactttgtagtagctgtagggcttttactttgaaggagCTGTAGACCTTTTACTTTGAAGGAGCTGtagggcttttactttgaaggagctgtagggcttttactttgaagtagctgtagggcttttactttgaaggagctgtagggcttttactttgaaggagctgtagggcttttactttgaaggagctgtagggcttttactttgtagtagctgtagggcttttactttgtagtagctgtagggcttttactttgaagcaGCTGTAggggcttttactttgaagcagctgtagggcttttactttgaagtaGCTGTAggggcttttactttgaagcagctgtagggcttttactttgtagtagctgtagggcttttactttgtagtagctgtagggcttttactttgtagtagctgtagggcttttactttgaaggagctgtagggcttttactttgaaggagCTGAAGGCCTGACCCACACAATGTTTTCCTGTTCTGATGTTACCTGTCTTGTAGCCAATAAAGAGGAAGTTTTCCACGTGGCGATCCCTCGCTTCCACATGGTCTGCCCGCCGTTCAGAGAGCCTCTGGTCCGAACGGTAAGAGAGTacactttctttctgtttcctgtCACATCTGATGTTACAATGTCAGACGCtcacgtgtctgtgtgtgtgtgtgtgtctctctgtgtgtgtctgtg
Protein-coding sequences here:
- the fbxo3 gene encoding F-box only protein 3 isoform X1 codes for the protein MAANTELRMDQLPSDPLLHVLSFLSYRDLIHCSYVSRRLSELSKHNPLWKSLCSKHWLLTDVERVQSGMSWYCLFRQQYRDLGRYIQYYPGLKRSWEQLKDFLQLRCPRMIASLKEGATEVELNDIEAQIGCRLPDDYRCSYRIHNGQKLVIPGLMGSMSLSNHYRSEVLLDVETAAGGFQQRKGMRGCLPLTFCFHTGLSQYMALEPAEGRRMYESFYPCPDQTAQDPSAIDMFITGSRFLEWFTAYVHNVVSGEYPIIRDQIFRYVHDKGCVATTRDISVSVSTSFLPELSSVRPPHFFFTYRIRIEMSSSASPEAACQLDSRYWKITTSDGNVEEVQGPGVVGEFPVMTPGKVHEYASCTTFSTPSEYMEGHYTFHRLANKEEVFHVAIPRFHMVCPPFREPLVRTQKVSASYPPRLDDNGGDDAEFCDGDGDDDFGELRGINMAALEGAWCPRHI
- the fbxo3 gene encoding F-box only protein 3 isoform X2; translated protein: MAANTELRMDQLPSDPLLHVLSFLSYRDLIHCSYVSRRLSELSKHNPLWKSLCSKHWLLTDVERVQSGMSWYCLFRQQYRDLGRYIQYYPGLKRSWEQLKDFLQLRCPRMIASLKEGATEVELNDIEAQIGCRLPDDYRCSYRIHNGQKLVIPGLMGSMSLSNHYRSEVLLDVETAAGGFQQRKGMRGCLPLTFCFHTGLSQYMALEPAEGRRMYESFYPCPDQTAQDPSAIDMFITGSRFLEWFTAYVHNVVSGEYPIIRDQIFRYVHDKGCVATTRDISVSVSTSFLPELSSVRPPHFFFTYRIRIEMSSSASPEAACQLDSRYWKITTSDGNVEEVQGPGVVGEFPVMTPGKVHEYASCTTFSTPSEYMEGHYTFHRLANKEEVFHVAIPRFHMVCPPFREPLVRTKVSASYPPRLDDNGGDDAEFCDGDGDDDFGELRGINMAALEGAWCPRHI